A window from Fusarium musae strain F31 chromosome 8, whole genome shotgun sequence encodes these proteins:
- a CDS encoding hypothetical protein (EggNog:ENOG41) translates to MTLVRISNNKTLKGHKAIIFSTVEPPQAQIDAIQKQFPDLTIKTFIQPWGAPLDPSFEEEEWRDTTVLLTATLLPKPEQAPHLQYVQLTSAGANHLIKDPLFTDTKIPFSTANGVHGGILGYGSIGRQTARLSKALGLDVHAYTLHPRNTPESRRDDSYTPPGLGDPEGEFPSKWFSGGSKEEIHQFLDSGLDILVISVPLTDKTKGLISKPEFEILGKKGTFLINIARGPIVDTDDLIEALNSETIKGAALDVTDPEPLPDQHPLWSAKNVTITPHISAASSFYYTRLLDIFRLNLERLSQGRNDFINKVNRKEGY, encoded by the exons ATGACGCTCGTCAGgatcagcaacaacaaaacCCTCAAGGGCCACAAGGCCATAATCTTCTCAACCGTTGAACCGCCCCAGGCTCAGATCGATGCCATTCAGAAACAGTTCCCCGATCTAACAATCAAGACTTTCATTCAACCGTGGGGTGCACCTCTCGATCCTAGTTtcgaggaagaggagtgGCGGGATACTACTGTCTTGTTGACTGCGACCTTGTTGCCGAAACCAGAACAGGCGCCGCATTTGCAATACGTTCAACTTACGAGCGCTGGTGCCAACCATCTCATCAAGGATCCCCTCTTTACGGATACAAAGATTCCATTTTCAACTGCTAATGGAGTTCATGG TGGCATCCTAGGCTATGGTAGTATCGGCCGTCAAACAGCTCGTCTATCAAAAGCTTTAGGCCTCGACGTCCATGCCTACACTCTTCACCCTCGCAACACCCCAGAGTCCCGCCGCGATGACTCCTACACACCTCCGGGCCTCGGTGACCCAGAGGGTGAATTCCCTAGCAAATGGTTTTCCGGCGGATCCAAAGAAGAAATCCACCAATTTCTTGATTCAGGACTagacatcctcgtcatctcagTTCCATTGActgacaagaccaagggGTTGATCTCAAAGCCTGAGTTTGAAATTCTCGGTAAGAAGGGGACTTTCTTGATTAACATTGCGAGGGGACCTATCGTCGATACCGATGATCTTATCGAGGCGCTTAATTCGGAAACTATCAAGGGTGCGGCGCTTGATGTCACTGATCCTGAGCCTTTGCCTGATCAGCATCCACTGTGGAGTGCGAAGAATGTGACTATTACGCCACATATCAGTGCTGCTTCCTCATTTTACTATACGAGGCTGTTGGATATTTTTAGATTGAACCTTGAGAGGCTCAGCCAAGGACGAAAcgacttcatcaacaaaGTCAACCGGAAGGAAGGGTACTAG
- a CDS encoding hypothetical protein (EggNog:ENOG41~MEROPS:MER0003299) translates to MASLSIFMGVLSLSTFTLAAGNTPGLPLVINTWGGDFTAATDAAFTALGKKASALDAVEIGGTTCENKQCDGSVGFGGSPDENCETTLDAMIMDGGSMNSGAVAALRRVKGAISVARHVLDHTTHSLIVGDQATEFAVQNGFKTTSLSTKNSDKLCKDWKAKKCQPNYRINVSPNPASTCGPYKPLATLTTSTMKTNKQTGHDTLSLIAIHRDGSMAAGTTTNGASHKIPGRVGDGPIVGSGSYVDSDIGGCGATGDGDIMLRFLPCYQAIEGMRNGLSPKEAAEDAVLRMVRKYGDLKSGIVVVDRYGNHGAACSGWNFQYSYRGGKMTKTKVVTVKPVQEVRLDL, encoded by the coding sequence atGGCTTCTCTCTCTATCTTCATGGGAGTTCTCTCCCTGTCAACATTTACACTCGCGGCGGGTAATACACCCGGTCTTCCTCTTGTCATCAATACATGGGGTGGCGATTTCACCGCCGCTACGGATGCGGCCTTCACCGCGCTGGGGAAGAAGGCTTCTGCACTTGACGCGGTTGAAATTGGAGGTACGACGTGTGAGAACAAGCAGTGCGATGGAAGTGTAGGCTTTGGAGGAAGTCCTGATGAGAACTGTGAAACTACACTTGATGCGATGATCATGGATGGTGGGAGTATGAATTctggtgctgttgctgctctgCGTCGCGTTAAGGGTGCGATTTCTGTTGCTCGACATGTTCTCGATCATACTACCCATTCTCTCATCGTTGGAGACCAAGCTACCGAGTTCGCTGTCCAAAATGGCTTCAAGACCACAAGCCTGTCTACCAAAAACTCGGATAAGCTGTGCAAGGActggaaggccaagaagtgcCAGCCCAACTATCGTATCAACGTCAGCCCAAACCCAGCATCAACATGCGGTCCCTACAAGCCTCTCGCTACCCTCACAACAAGCACCATGAAGACGAATAAACAAACCGGCCACGACACCCTCTCTCTCATCGCAATCCACAGAGACGGTTCCATGGCTGcaggaacaacaacaaacggCGCCTCCCACAAGATCCCCGGACGCGTCGGCGACGGCCCCATCGTTGGCAGCGGCTCTTATGTCGACAGCGACATTGGCGGCTGCGGAGCCACAGGTGATGGCGACATCATGCTTCGTTTCCTTCCTTGCTACCAAGCCATCGAAGGCATGCGCAACGGCCTCTCACCCAAAGAAGCAGCCGAGGATGCAGTTCTCCGCATGGTTCGCAAGTACGGCGATCTCAAGAGCGGTATCGTTGTCGTGGATCGGTACGGAAACCACGGCGCTGCATGCAGTGGGTGGAACTTCCAGTACAGCTACAGAGGAGGAAAGATGACCAAGACAAAGGTCGTCACTGTGAAGCCGGTGCAGGAGGTACGTCTTGACTTGTAG
- a CDS encoding hypothetical protein (EggNog:ENOG41~MEROPS:MER0093133), with protein sequence MWFAGCASAALLALTARGSAYSIPALSARADSDSGSITVHNISVPVDHFHNETKYEPHSDKKFPLRYWFDAQHYREGGPVIILASGETSGEDRIPFLEHGILKMLANATGGVGVILEHRYYGTSFPVPDLKTKNLRFLSTEQALADTAYFAENVKFPGLEKHNLTASNTPYIIYGGSYAGAFAAFARKIYPDIFWGGISSSGVTQAIIDYWEYFEAARLFAPGDCAKVTQKLTQVVDKILTGSDNEEKKQLKIAFGLFGLRDDDFANTIARGIGGLQGNNWDPAQDSSDFGIYCGSVSSDAILYASTRSLAPYVKKWLSSHANKNDVKYLTNRFLNYIGYMRSNVESDKQGGCQGQTLNECYSIREMYGSTSLNPSSSGRQWTYQTCTQWGYWQTGSGVPKNQLPLVSRLINVEFSTIPCREQFNITAEPDVESINKLGGWNFSYPRVAFIDGEYDPWRAATPHAIGLAPRKSTASEPFILIPYGVHHWDENGLDPNATEIGLPPPAVAKAQQDIVDFTKVWLEEYEKEKGKRANDL encoded by the coding sequence ATGTGGTTTGCTGGCTGCGCTTCCGCTGCCCTCTTGGCGCTCACCGCCAGAGGAAGCGCGTACAGTATCCCCGCCCTGTCCGCTCGAGCCGACTCGGACTCTGGATCCATAACAGTTCACAACATCTCGGTTCCCGTCGATCATTTCCACAATGAGACCAAGTATGAACCTCACTCGGATAAGAAGTTTCCCTTGAGATATTGGTTCGACGCGCAGCACTATCGTGAGGGCGGACCGGTCATTATTCTTGCCTCTGGTGAGACTTCAGGCGAGGACAGAATTCCGTTCCTCGAACATGGCATCCTGAAGATGCTGGCCAATGCGActggtggtgttggagtCATCCTCGAGCATCGTTATTATGGCACCAGTTTCCCTGTTCCGGATCTCAAGACAAAGAACCTGCGTTTCTTGTCCACTGAGCAGGCTCTCGCTGATACGGCGTACTTTGCTGAGAATGTCAAGTTTCCGGGTCTGGAGAAGCACAATTTGACCGCTTCCAACACGCCTTACATCATCTACGGTGGATCCTACGCTGGTGCATTCGCTGCGTTCGCCAGAAAGATTTACCCCGATATCTTTTGGGGTGGTATCTCCTCTTCTGGTGTCACCCAGGCTATCATCGACTACTGGGAGTACTTCGAGGCTGCGCGACTTTTCGCACCCGGCGACTGCGCCAAGGTCACACAAAAGCTCACTCAGGTTgtcgacaagatcctcaCTGGAAGCGAcaatgaggagaagaaacagCTCAAGATCGCATTCGGTCTTTTTGGTCTACGCGACGATGATTTTGCAAACACCATTGCTCGCGGAATTGGAGGGCTGCAAGGCAATAACTGGGACCCTGCACAGGACTCATCTGACTTCGGCATCTATTGCGGCAGTGTTTCTTCTGATGCTATTCTCTATGCTAGCACCAGGTCTCTTGCGCCATATGTTAAGAAGTGGCTCTCATCTCATGCCAATAAGAACGACGTCAAGTACTTGACGAACCGTTTCCTCAACTATATCGGTTACATGAGGTCAAACGTTGAGTCTGATAAGCAgggaggctgtcaaggccagACTCTGAATGAATGCTACTCTATTCGCGAAATGTATGGCAGCACCAGTCTTAACCCGTCATCCAGCGGGCGTCAGTGGACCTATCAGACATGCACGCAATGGGGATACTGGCAAACCGGCTCCGGAGTGCCTAAGAACCAGCTTCCGCTCGTCTCTCGCCTCATCAATGTTGAGTTCAGCACCATTCCCTGCCGAGAGCAGTTCAACATCACAGCCGAACCTGATGTCGAGTCTATCAACAAGCTTGGTGGCTGGAACTTTAGCTACCCACGCGTGGCCTTCATCGACGGTGAATACGATCCTTGGAGAGCCGCTACACCTCATGCAATTGGTCTTGCTCCCAGAAAGTCAACTGCCAGCGAGCCATTCATCCTTATCCCGTACGGTGTTCACCATTGGGATGAAAACGGTCTGGACCCTAACGCCACTGAGATCGGCCTCCCTCCTCCCGCTGTTGCCAAAGCTCAACAGGATATTGTTGACTTCACCAAGGTTTGGTTGGAGGAgtacgagaaggagaaggggaAGCGTGCGAATGACCTTTAG
- a CDS encoding hypothetical protein (EggNog:ENOG41), translating into MPHAVLPDLAAFQESLHNPLPAYSAIDNDDLLNRIEATEGVELPILYSPASRAPNFQRFASGADRESYLEAHRLECDIVKAFFSAIENGHDDIVADFIARGWVSPDTASQWGETPLNATVRMGKVPMVSRLVALGASVNGFGRARDENSTVEPADLPERTPLMVAAERGHLALVKVLIEDYGAKHDIIAPDGAIALRLAASNRHREIVHYLPTIRGGAWKRWATVHKKQMDRVRRAVNRIVKFVRILVWDLPKFLVWDVPNEICRAAWRRRHRVKNFFKKLPGKLKDAILGIPSTLKRAATEVWKGIKELPSLLKSLAQATFKVFWKVLTGIPGAVMFVLKWIGSGLKGIGDAILNIFVKLFSLLHTAAMAVVTFLRGITLGDVWNGFCHLVRAVFVDAPKAIGTFMVAFGNTSYDVLKAIFGTLGECIWWLCGGTYWLIRYIPRRIWTMFEAMGTSLVKAWEEIMVYFNPKRM; encoded by the coding sequence ATGCCTCACGCCGTGCTACCAGATCTTGCTGCGTTTCAAGAAAGCCTTCACAATCCTCTTCCGGCATACTCAGCCATCGACAATGACGACCTTCTGAACCGAATCGAAGCCACTGAAGGGGTCGAACTCCCTATCCTCTACTCACCCGCCAGTCGCGCGCCGAACTTCCAGCGTTTTGCCTCCGGTGCAGATAGGGAATCGTACCTTGAAGCACACCGACTCGAATGCGACATCGTTAAGGCCTTTTTTTCCGCTATCGAGAATGGCCACGATGATATCGTCGCCGATTTTATAGCCCGTGGCTGGGTGTCGCCCGATACTGCAAGTCAATGGGGCGAGACACCATTAAATGCTACTGTGCGCATGGGCAAGGTTCCCATGGTGAGCCGCCTCGTTGCTCTTGGTGCAAGCGTCAATGGATTCGGTCGCGCACGGGATGAGAATAGCACCGTCGAGCCTGCAGACTTGCCTGAGCGTACGCCGTTGATGGTCGCTGCTGAGCGCGGGCACCTGGCGTTGGTCAAAGTCTTGATCGAAGACTACGGCGCGAAACACGACATCATTGCGCCCGATGGAGCGATTGCCCTTCGTCTAGCCGCCTCGAACCGCCACCGCGAAATCGTACATTATCTCCCTACTATTCGTGGCGGCGCATGGAAGCGATGGGCGACCGTGCATAAAAAGCAAATGGACCGAGTGCGACGAGCTGTCAATAGAATCGTCAAGTTCGTCAGAATCCTTGTTTGGGATCTCCCCAAGTTTCTAGTCTGGGATGTGCCGAACGAAATATGCCGTGCTGCCTGGAGGCGTCGCCATCGGGTGAAGAACTTCTTTAAGAAGTTGCCTGGCAAGCTCAAGGACGCGATACTCGGGATACCTAGCACCCTCAAACGCGCTGCAACGGAGGTGTGGAAGGGCATCAAGGAGCTTCCGTCGCTTTTGAAGAGCTTGGCCCAGGCTacctttaaagtattttGGAAGGTCCTGACAGGCATACCCGGCGCGGTAATGTTTGTTCTCAAATGGATCGGAAGCGGATTGAAGGGCATCGGCgatgccattctcaacatTTTCGTTAAGCTGTTCTCTCTCCTCCACACAGCGGCCATGGCGGTCGTGACTTTCTTGCGTGGTATCACTCTTGGGGATGTGTGGAATGGCTTCTGCCATCTCGTTCGCGCCGTCTTCGTGGACGCGCCTAAAGCAATAGGCACATTCATGGTGGCCTTTGGCAACACCAGTTACGATGTGCTCAAAGCAATCTTTGGCACCTTGGGTGAATGTATCTGGTGGTTATGTGGGGGAACTTACTGGTTGATTCGGTATATTCCACGTCGGATATGGACCATGTTTGAGGCGATGGGGACATCTTTGGTGAAGGCCTGGGAGGAGATCATGGTGTACTTCAATCCTAAGCGAATGTAA
- a CDS encoding hypothetical protein (EggNog:ENOG41~CAZy:AA9): MPSFTSKTLLAAVAGAMGVAAHGHVSSINVAGAVYDGFDASSAPFDQNPKTLIAWSTTASDNGFVAPDAFGTGDIICHRDAKNAKGHAKVKAGDQIYIKWDTWPESHRGPVIDMLASCGSAGCESVDKETLKFFKIDEAGLVKSGNPGTYASDELIANDNGWLLEIPENIKPGSYVLRHEIIALHAAGQENGAQNYPQCFNLEISGSGSELPEGTLGTELYKSTEKGIVFDLYNNPTSYPIPGPAMTIKSPKVTQGKLAEKSKGTPTTGSGSGSDSGSGSAAPETPAQTEAPAAGTSAAAPVATSAAAEEPSAPVETSPAAQEPATPVQTEAPAATKPAKTGCKAKRGMKARRHARDLMN, translated from the coding sequence ATGCCTTCTTTCACCTCCAAGACTCTTCTCGCCGCCGTTGCCGGTGCCATGGGCGTTGCTGCTCACGGTCACGTTTCCTCCATCAACGTCGCTGGCGCCGTCTACGACGGTTTTGATGCTAGCTCTGCTCCTTTCGACCAGAACCCCAAGACCCTTATCGCCTGGTCCACCACTGCCTCCGACAACGGTTTCGTCGCCCCTGATGCCTTCGGCACCGGCGACATCATCTGCCACCGCGATGCTAAGAACGCCAAGGGCCacgccaaggtcaaggcagGCGATCAGATCTACATCAAATGGGATACGTGGCCAGAGAGCCACAGAGGCCCCGTCATTGACATGTTGGCCTCTTGCGGTTCCGCTGGTTGTGAGTCCGTTGACAAGGAGAccctcaagttcttcaagatcgaCGAGGCTGGTCTTGTCAAGTCCGGTAACCCCGGTACTTACGCCTCTGACGAGCTGATTGCCAACGACAACGGCTGGCTCCTCGAGATCCCCGAGAACATCAAGCCCGGTTCTTACGTTCTCCGTCACGAGATCATTGCTCTCCACGCCGCTGGCCAGGAGAATGGTGCTCAGAACTACCCTCAGTGTTTCAACCTCGAGATCTCCGGTTCTGGCTCTGAGCTCCCTGAGGGCACCCTCGGAACTGAGCTGTACAAGTCCACCGAGAAGGGCATCGTCTTCGATCTTTACAACAACCCTACCAGCTACCCCATCCCTGGCCCTGCCATGACCATCAAGTCCCCCAAGGTTACCCAGGGCAAGCTCGCTGAGAAGTCCAAGGGTACCCCCACCActggctccggctccggctctgactccggctccggctctgCCGCCCCTGAGACTCCCGCTCAGACTGAGGCTCCCGCCGCTGGTACCTCCGCTGCCGCCCCTGTTGCTACTTCCGCTGCCGCTGAGGAGCCCTCTGCCCCCGTTGAGACCTCTCCTGCTGCTCAGGAGCCTGCCACTCCTGTCCAGACTGAGGCTCCTGCCGCTACCAAGCCTGCCAAGACTGGCTGCAAGGCCAAGCGTGGCATGAAGGCCCGCCGTCACGCTCGCGACCTCATGAACTAA
- a CDS encoding hypothetical protein (EggNog:ENOG41), protein MNLCPPHTATQTTRHAFREGYLVNDGLLESGMIGKLKQSYPSEPIADLRARYEEDGYLFMKGLLPRSDVLDCREVYFRFLSPSGVMQPNSAPVDGIFDPDNKGVNYPSIGAGPFGKEQINPGSFASLEEKAHTEDFYLEFSRHPALRESVSRLKGWGDDTKLLPRSL, encoded by the exons ATGAACCTGTGTCCTCCTCAT ACTGCGACACAGACGACGAGGCATGCTTTCAGAGAAGGTTATCTCGTCAATGATGGGCTTCTTGAGTCTGGCATGATTGGGAAGCTCAAACAGTCCTACCCATCTGAGCCGATCGCAGACCTGAGAGCCCGCTATGAAGAGGATGGCTATCTGTTCATGAAAGGTCTCCTCCCACGCTCTGACGTTCTTGATTGTCGGGAAGTGTACTTCCGTTTCCTCAGTCCGAGTGGTGTTATGCAACCCAATTCGGCTCCCGTTGATGGTATCTTCGATCCTGATAACAAGGGTGTCAACTATCCCAGTATTGGCGCTGGCCCTTTCGGTAAAGAGCAGATCAACCCAGGTTCATTCGCGAGCCTTGAGGAGAAAGCTCATACAGAGGACTTTTACCTTGAGTTTTCGAGACATCCAGCCCTCAGGGAGTCCGTTTCCAGGCTGAAAGGCTGGGGCGATGATACAAAATTACTCCCAAGGTCTTTGTGA
- a CDS encoding hypothetical protein (EggNog:ENOG41) — protein MAADANVDTVSEFLARAVDVCHAVRGIHSLGYTDRCDTDFTRLLEGLTHSVKRIEGEEGEYEKAQIKFACVQIGDDLVVHVNRVLNAFSDSIDVAGFCKLWPLDDVTALNARLRQVLHRCQDTFPSSHELCLPLLADLQLTGRELESDETETKSLIEHTETTAQDDAGKFPGQIPGIPRPPKLAPVGLVNDFILESLSYKSMHDRESQVTEAHAKTLDWIFDNSPIDQSLRQNFRDSFVSWLSTTELGPIYWITGKPGSGKSTLVRYLSQHPVALYHLRKWGGKKSVNTAGFFFWTSGSQQQRSQTGLLRYLLHQLLSFDPELIEKAFPDLWSRLRHMTTKERVNFALEWTVQDLQVAFHSLLDAALPSVNICLFIDGLDEFDGDHVQIINFFKDLTSRYDGKSLKLCLSSRPWDVFEKAFETSVPNTKLQDLSYDDIYRYANDTLKSNDHIRRMMKQNPESTHMLITTMIGQANGVFLWARLAVERMLVTFQNNTKFEVLEKTLKELPTELDDLFEKLLFKDQTSSEIMQTATLFQLMRAREIVADFIKDESSNSLTVWELAFALFKADDAMALDREVVEATDEEIQRRCGTAVQYIQARFARLLNVHVAKPMGNVRVPNFQDRHASVASLITTSKVIYIHRTVRDWLMDGGAGKSLEAFQPTDFDPHLRLLRSYILRLKHPLEEIEHHRRLDEWYPDIALAMTHARYIINDPQGRQQNFLNEMDKTLSWLWLEKPTDPYDHWAKSTFGAYEIRMKAPPIHRPFLCLATKFGLTDYVCQEVEDLIREKQDMKEEEEDGPTPLLSYATEFLCSRNKTIFPMSSPKLVHWLLNNPSRINPGPNHEYKHFITHQSVTPWLAVLRHLRDAKRRGWIEYYDINPEGTARWAEIVKEFVKFSDVSAVIVKDIWDPEITALGVMEMLEETYGSAEVQRIRVLMETKMVQ, from the exons ATGGCTGCAGACGCTAACGTTGACACTGTATCTGAATTCCTTGCTAGGGCTGTTGATGTGTGCCATGCTGTGCGAGGGATACACAGTCTGGGATATACAGATCGCTGTGATACCGACTTTACTCGCTTACTCGAGGGATTGACGCATTCGGTGAAGCGcattgagggtgaagagggagaaTACGAGAAAGCTCAGATCAAGTTTGCCTGTGTTCAGATTGGTGATGACCTCGTCGTCCACGTCAACCGTGTCTTGAACGCGTTCAGTGATTCAATCGATGTCGCTGGCTTCTGCAAGCTCTGGCCCCTGGACGATGTCACGGCGCTGAATGCACGGCTCCGTCAAGTGTTGCATCGATGCCAAGACACATTTCCGTCATCACA TGAACTCTGTCTACCCTTGCTCGCTGATTTACAGCTCACAGGCCGTGAGCTTGAGTctgatgagactgagacgAAGAGTTTAATTGAGCACACGGAGACAACTGCTCAGGATGATGCTGGCAAGTTTCCCGGGCAGATCCCCGGCATCCCGAGACCCCCGAAGCTAGCTCCCGTGGGCCTCGTCAATGACTTCATTCTCGAGAGTCTGTCATACAAATCTATGCACGATCGCGAGAGTCAAGTCACTGAAGCTCACGCCAAGACTCTTGATTGGATCTTTGACAATTCGCCCATCGACCAGTCTCTGCGTCAGAACTTCAGGGACAGCTTCGTCTCATGGCTCAGCACCACGGAACTGGGTCCTATCTACTGGATCACTGGAAAACCCGGGTCTGGTAAATCTACTCTCGTGAGATACCTCTCCCAGCATCCAGTTGCGCTGTATCATCTTCGCAAATGGGGCGGGAAGAAGAGTGTCAATACAgcgggcttcttcttctggaccAGTGGATCTCAGCAGCAGAGGTCGCAAACTGGCCTGCTGCGATACCTCCTCCATCAGCTACTGTCTTTTGATCCAGAGCTCATTGAAAAAGCGTTTCCTGATCTCTGGAGTCGCTTGCGTCATATGACGACCAAGGAACGAGTCAACTTTGCTCTGGAATGGACTGTCCAAGATTTACAGGTTGCTTTCCACTCTCTTCTGGACGCGGCCTTGCCTAGTGTTAACATCTGTCTCTTCATCGATGgtcttgatgagtttgatggcGATCATGTCCAAATCATAaacttcttcaaggactTGACATCCAGATACGATGGAAAGTCACTCAAACTCTGTCTCTCGTCTCGGCCATGGGATGTCTTTGAAAAGGCATTCGAAACGTCTGTTCCAAATACCAAGCTTCAGGATCTGAGCTACGACGATATATACCGGTATGCAAATGATACACTCAAATCGAATGACCATATTCGAAGAATGATGAAGCAGAATCCAGAGTCCACTCATATGTTAATCACTACGATGATTGGACAGGCCAATGGTGTTTTCTTATGGGCCAGACTCGCAGTTGAGCGTATGCTCGTAACATTTCAGAATAACACCAAGTTCGAAGTTCTGGAGAAGACTCTGAAAGAACTTCCTACAGAACTTGATGATCTCTTCGAAAAGCTTCTGTTTAAGGATCAGACATCCTCGGAGATCATGCAGACTGCCACTCTGTTCCAGCTCATGCGTGCCAGAGAAATTGTCGCGGACTTTATCAAAGATGAGTCCTCCAACTCACTGACAGTCTGGGAACTCGCTTTTGCGCTTTTCAAAGCGGACGATGCTATGGCCCTCGATCGCGAAGTGGTGGAAGCGACGGATGAAGAAATTCAGAGACGCTGCGGAACGGCAGTACAGTATATCCAAGCTCGCTTCGCAAGGTTGTTGAATGTGCACGTTGCCAAGCCGATGGGCAATGTACGAGTGCCAAATTTTCAGGACAGGCATGCCAGCGTTGCGAGTCTCATCACAACGAGCAAGGTCATCTACATACACCGCACAGTTCGAGACTGGCTCATGGACGGCGGAGCAGGAAAAAGCCTCGAAGCATTCCAGCCCACAGATTTTGACCCTCACCTTCGACTTCTGAGATCATATATCCTTCGTTTGAAGCATCCTCTCGAAGAAATCGAGCATCATCGGCGTTTAGACGAGTGGTATCCTGATATTGCACTCGCCATGACACATGCACGATATATCATAAACGATCCCCAAGGCCGTCAGCAGAATTTCTTGAACGAGATGGATAAGACTCTTTCTTGGCTCTGGCTTGAGAAGCCGACTGATCCGTATGATCACTGGGCAAAGAGTACATTTGGAGCTTATGAGATCAGGATGAAAGCGCCTCCTATTCATCGGCCGTTTTTGTGCCTTGCTACCAAGTTTGGTCTGACAGATTATGTCTGTCAGGAAGTTGAGGACCTTATTCGTGAAAAACAAGACatgaaagaagaggaagaggacggGCCTACACCTTTACTTTCCTACGCGACAGAATTTCTCTGCTCTCGCAACAAGACCATCTTCCCCATGTCATCACCCAAGCTCGTCCActggcttctcaacaaccccTCACGCATCAATCCAGGTCCCAATCATGAATACAAACACTTCATCACGCATCAGTCAGTTACTCCGTGGCTGGCTgttcttcgtcatcttcgtgATGCAAAGCGGAGGGGATGGATCGAATACTACGATATCAACCCTGAAGGAACTGCACGTTGGGCCGAAATTGTAAAGGAATTCGTGAAATTTTCGGACGTCAGTGCTGTGATTGTCAAGGATATATGGGACCCAGAGATCACTGCGTTGGGGGTCATGGAGATGCTGGAGGAAACGTATGGTTCTGCTGAGGTGCAGAGGATCAGAGTATTGATGGAAACGAAGATGGTTCAGTAA
- a CDS encoding hypothetical protein (EggNog:ENOG41): MLGSAQLETQGPSVQGSSGILKPDNLGEEEREQRGDDSDIEGRLKPSLQFTGHQLFYVFGLDGIGAMALSGGVNFALAYVMYTTQDTIKNPIRLFQLPNTLSGDAAVTIIVQCILTWFVEMGLVSYDLSKRSVQPIGFIPEPSHQWLRLLFFLPPASDPSDSEVEEKEPQRKSTVPPVLTTVVQGALRGFILAIVGFFILWPLSVGVLTKVGERDGGDWKYKDRWTPQAFKAILGGVLGLLTTPLMALFWLIKAGWEGNDERAEARDSRRSRYAEAERMNARSSRQSRYMAEV, from the exons ATGCTTGGGTCGGCGCAACTTGAGACACAGGGGCCGAGTGTGCAGGGGTCCAGCGGGATTCTGAAACCTGACAACCTTGGCGAGGAGGAACGAGAACAGAGAGGAGATGACAGTGACATTGAGGGGCGCCTGAAGCCGAGTCTACAGTTTACGGGTCATCAGCTTTTCTATGTCTTTGGGCTTGACGGAATAGGCGCCATGGCTTTATCCGGGGGTGTGAATTTTGCTTTGGCTTATG TCATGTACACCACGCAAGACACCATCAAGAACCCAATTCGGTTGTTTCAACTGCCAAACACACTATCGGGCGATGCAGCTGTAACTATTATCGTCCAGTGCATTCTCACGTGGTTCGTTGAGATGGGCCTTGTCAGTTACGACCTTTCGAAACGCTCTGTTCAGCCGATTGGCTTTATTCCTGAGCCCTCGCACCAGTGGCTTCGATTGCTATTCTTCCTCCCACCAGCATCTGATCCAAGCGATTccgaagttgaagagaaagagcCTCAAAGAAAATCTACTGTTCCTCCTGTACTTACGACGGTCGTGCAAGGGGCTCTGAGAGGTTTCATACTCGCTATCGTGGGCTTCTTTATCCTCTGGCCATTGAGCGTGGGGGTTCTTACGAAAGTTGGAGAACGCGATGGCGGAGACTGGAAATACAAAGACCGCTGGACACCACAGGCTTTCAAGGCGATTCTTGGTGGCGTTCTAGGTTTGCTTACGACGCCTTTGATGGCTTTGTTCTGGCTGATCAAGGCGGGTTGGGAGGGTAATGATGAAAGAGCCGAGGCAAGAGACTCAAGGCGGAGTCGCTacgctgaggctgagaggaTGAACGCAAGGAGTTCGAGGCAAAGCCGATACATGGCGGAAGTATAG